Part of the Natronocella acetinitrilica genome is shown below.
ACCATTCGCTCCCGCGACCAGGGGCAGGTGGGCGTGCTCTTTGACGCCGCGCGGACCGCTCACGTCGAGCCGGGCTATAACGGCCGGCTGTACAGGGCGATCCCCTTCGCCGACACCGCACCCATCGGGGTGGGCCAATGACGCCCGAGGCGCTCAGTCAGTGGCGCCAGCGCCTGAAGCCCGAGCGCGGCAAGGTGGCGAGCAAGGCGCAGGCGGCCCGGGCACTGCTGGTCCCGGTGCGCACCTACGAGGACTGGGAGGC
Proteins encoded:
- a CDS encoding helix-turn-helix domain-containing protein, whose product is MTPEALSQWRQRLKPERGKVASKAQAARALLVPVRTYEDWEAGRRRIPGPVALACSAVLWGLPPFAGQ